TTGCCGGCGCTGATGCTGCCGCACCTGACGTTGGTGGTGTCGCCATTATTGGCGCTGATGCAGGATCAACTGGCCTTTCTGCAGCGTCACGGGATCTCGGCAGGCAGCATCGATTCGGCGCAGAGCCGCGATGACGCCAATGACGTGATGGCCCGCGCCCGTTCCGGCGAGTTGAAGATTTTGATGATCTCGGTGGAGCGTTTGAAGAACGAGCGCTTCCGCAACTTTTTGCAGCAGGTGTCGATTTCGTTGCTGGTGGTGGACGAGGCGCATTGCATCTCGGAGTGGGGCCACAACTTCCGCCCCGATTACCTCAAGCTGCCGGATTACCAACGCCAGTTCAACATCCCGCAGACCTTGCTGCTGACGGCGACGGCAACACCGAAAGTCATCGCTGACATGCAGGCCAAATTCGCCATTGCCCCTGAGGATGTAGTGACTACCGGTTTCTATCGGCCCAACCTCAATCTCCTGGTAGAACCGGTACGTGGGCAGGACAAGCGCAGGCGTCTGGTGGAGTGGATGGCCGAGCGTGCGGGGCAGCCGAGCATCGTCTACGTGACGTTGCAGAAAACAGCTGAACAGGTCGCTGAACACCTTGAGCGCAACGGCATTCAGGCCGAGGCGTATCACGCAGGTTTAGCCCACGACAAACGCGAAGCGATCCAGAAGCGCTTCATGGCCGGGGAATCGAATTGCATCGTTGCGACCATCGCTTTCGGCATGGGCATCGACAAGAGTGACATCCGCAATGTGGTGCACTTCGACCTGCCCAAATCCATCGAAAACTACAGTCAGGAAATCGGCCGCGCCGGACGCGACGGGCAGCCATCGGACTGTCTGGTGTTGGCCAATCGCGACAGCCTCAACGTGCTGGAAAACTTCGTCTACGGCGACACTCCGGAACGTGAAGGCATTCGCTATGTGCTCGATGAGTTAAAAGCGTCGGTACCGGAGGGGCAATGGGAGTTTTTGCTTGGGCCGCTGGCGGATCAAAGCAATATTCGTTCTTTGCCGCTGAAGACGTTACTGGTGCAGCTAGAACTGCGCCGCCTGATCGCACCGCGCTATGCCTATTACGCTGAATACCGTTTCAAGTATCTGCTTGAGCCCGACGCACTGCTTCAGCGATTCGAGGGCGAGCGCAGGGATTTTGTGGCAGCGATCATCCAGACTTCAAGCCGTGCACGCACCTGGGCAACGGTGGATTTCGAATCCATGTACGCGAGCTATTCGGCTGAGCGTAACCGGGTGGTGACGGCGCTGGATTACTTTCAGGAGAAAGGCTGGATCGAGCTGGAAAGCAAGCAGATGACCGATGTCTACAGTGTGTTGCAAAGCGACTTTGACACTGAAGCGTTGACTGCTGAGTTACACGATTACTTCACCCGTCATGAGCAGACCGAAGTCGCGCGAATTCACGCAATGCTTGAGCTGTTCGCCACCGAGCGATGTTTGGGATACCGATTGGCGAAGTATTTCGGTGACCTCGCTGCGCCCGAGCGTTGCGGGCATTGTTCGGTGTGCCATGGGCACATTGCGAGGCTGCCCGCGCCACCGGAATTGCCGGCCCTTGTGGATAAGAATTTTGCGGCGCTCTGCGGTGAGTTTATCCACAGGCATGAGCAGCATACCGGTGGCCTCCCCACGGCAGAACGGGTAACGCGGTTTTTATGCGGGATCAGTGTGCCGCTCTTTACCAAGCTCAAGGCGCGGACGATTTCAGGGTATGCCGCGCTTGAGGAATACCCGTATGCCGAAGTTCGCCATTGGGCACAACAGCACCTTTAGCGTCGTTAGGAGCTGCCGAAGGCGCGGCCGTGGTCGGACGATTCGTTGACTTCAAGAAATCATGAGCCAGCCGTACCTGAATCCATCCGCTGAATGTCGATCATCACGGTAATAAACTTCAAAAAACACGGTTGGCTGACTATGGTTGAGTTCTGTCTTCGGATCGCCAACAAGAGAACAACATGAGCCAGACATCGTTCGATATTCAGCAGGCTGCCGTGATCGGCGCGGGGACCATGGGGCGTGGCATTGTCATGTGCCTGGCCAATGCCGGCGTGAAGGTGCAATGGGTGGATAACAATCCACAGATGCTTGAGCAGGCACTCACTGCGGTCGCTGACACCTACGCACACAACGTGCGACAGGGGCGCATTGATCAGGCCGAGGCCGATGCGCGCGTGGCCCGAGTCACGGCTGCGGCGGATTATCCCGCCATTCGCAATGTCGACTTGGTGATCGAAGCGGTATACGAGAACCTTGAGCTCAAGCAGAAGATCTTTCGCGAACTGGATGGATTGTTGAAGCCCGAAGCTTTGCTGGCAAGCAACACGTCGGCGCTGGACATTGATGCGATTGCTGCCGCGACACGGCGTCCGGAGCAGGTGCTTGGCCTGCATTTCTTCAGTCCGGCGCACATCATGAAACTGCTGGAAATCGTCCGGGGCGCGCAAACATCTCCGGCAGCGCTGCAAGCCGCCCTGGCGTTGGGCAAGCGTATGGGCAAAGTCAGCGTGGTGTCGGGCAACTGCCACGGCTTTATCGGCAACCGCATGCTGCATCCGTATGTGCTGGAGGCCCGCAAGATGTTGCTCGAGGGCGCTTATCCGCAGCAAGTCGATGCGGCGTTGCAGGGCTTCGGTTTTGCCATGGGGCCGTTTCGCATGTACGACGTGGTCGGCATCGATCTCGAATGGCGCGCCCGCGAATTGGCTGGCAAAGGTCAGGATGCGCCTGAAGTCCAAGTGGACAACCGCTTGTGTGAAATGGGTCGTTTCGGACAGAAGTCGGGCAACGGTTATTACCATTACGAGCCTGGCAGTCGCCAGGCGGAGCATGATCCTGAAGTGGATGCGCTGGTGCTGCAGGTCAGCGAAGGGCTGGGCTTCCAGCGCCGCGAAATCGGCCCGGAGGAAATTCTTGAGCGCTGTCTGCTGGCGTTGGTCAACGAAGGCGCGAAGATTCTGCAGGAAGGCATCGCCGAGTCGGCCCATGACATCGATCTGGTTTATCTGAACGGTTATGGCTTCCCGGCGGACAAAGGCGGGCCGATGGCCTGGGCGGATCAGCAGGGGCTTGCGGATATCCATCAGCGCTTGCTGGCGCTGGAAACACGGCAGGGCGATCAGTGGAAACCGGCGCGGTTGATTGGCGAGTTGGCGGCGCAGGGAAGGGGATTTGCGGATAGTTGATACTGGTCGGCCTTGCTGACGTCGTCGCGAGCAGGCTCGCTCCCACAGGTGATCGCATTCCGGTGTGAGAGCGAGCCTGCTCGCGAAGGCCTTGCCACGGTTTTTTTTGAATAAGACTCGCCGAAATATTTCAAGGAATCGCTCATCAATGTCCAACCCGATGCCACAACGCAGCGACTACCCGCACTTCCAGCCCATCACTACGCGCTGGCACGACAACGATGCCTACGGTCACGTCAACAACGTCACCTATTACAGCTTCTTCGACACGGCCGTGAATACGTACCTGATCCAGGTCGGGGGGCTGGATATCCATGACGGTGAGGTCGTGGGGTTCGTGGTCAGTTCGGCGTGCGATTACTTCGCGTCGATTGCATTTCCGGATCTGATCGAAATCGGTCTGCGCGTTGGCAAGTTGGGCAACAGTTCGGTGCAGTACGAACTGGCGGTGTTCAAGGTCGGCGAAAGCGAGGCGTGTGCGGCGGGGCGTTTCGTGCACGTGTTCGTCGATCGTGCAAGCAACCAGCCCGTGCCGATCCCGGCTCTGTTGCGTGACGCTTTGCAGCGGTTGGCGGTGTAATACAAAAAAAATCGCAGCCTGCGGTAGCGCCTACAGGATCGATGTAGGGGCCGTCGCAGGCTGCGATCTTTTGACCACGCAGCCGTCAATCAGCGATTAACGGTGACGATAGTATTTGTGATGCTTGCGATGGCCGTAGGCGTGGCCGCGACCTGGGTGGCCGTCGCGGTAGTAGCGGCGGTCGCGACCGCGATCGTAATCACGATCATCGTCGTCGCTTTTGTTGCCCATGTAGTTACCCAGTGCGCCACCGGCGCCGCCACCTGCTGCGGAGCCGATCAGGCTGCCGGTGGTGCCGCCCAGGCTGCGGCCGACTACGTTACCGCCCGCTGCGCCCAACGCACCACCGATGGCGGCTTCGCCACGGCTGCGTTTGTCTGCGCCAACTGCGCTACCACCCGCGCCGCCCAAGGCTGCGCCGATGGTGGAACCTGTGTTGCCGCCTAACGACTGACCGACGACCGAGCCAAGAACCCCGCCCAATGCGCCGCCCACACCCGCTTCGGTGGTGCCACCGGCAGAAGCAAAGCCACTGACCAGGCCAAGGGACAACAAGAGAATCGAGGAGAACTTCATAGAGGATGAGCCTCAAAGGGATGACGGCGCCGATCCTGAGGCTCTGAATTGGGTGTGACAATCAAAATCCGACGAATAACACGACTTGTATACAATATTGCAAGTTACTGTTTTTTCACCGGAACTTAACCGTTTTTCGCCGGTCTTTAGCTACTTCGGACAGGCCGCTTTTGTGAAAAAGCGGCCTTTTTTGTGGGCGGTCGAAAAGCAGAAGCTAAAAGATCGCAGCCTTCGGCAGCTCCTACAAGGATCGGTGTAGGAGCTGCCGAAGGCTGCGATCTTTTGATCTTTGCTTAAGCGGATTTAGCCATGATCAACCCCGTCTCACTCGCCGCCTCCAGCCGGATCGCGATGAACTTCGACGTCGGCGTATGGCTGCCGTCCCCGGTGCTTTCCAGCGGCACCAGCGGATTCACTTCCGGATAATAGGCCGCCGCCTGCCCCGCAGGAATATCGAACGCCAACAATGTAAAACCTTTCACGCGACGCTCGCGGCCATCGTCCCACAGCGACACGATGTCAGCCTTCTGCCCCGGGCGGAAGCCCAGGCGGATGATGTCAGCTTCATTGACGAACAACACGTCACGTTGCCCCTTCACCCCGCGATAGCGGTCGTCGAGGCCATAAATCGTCGTGTTGTACTGATCGTGAGAGCGCATCGATTGCAGGATCAGATCCGGCAGCTGTCCAGTAGCGCGAGTGCGCTCGTGTACCAAATCTTTCGGTAACTGATTGGCGCGGAAGTTGGCGCGCCCCGACGGCGTGTTCCACTTGCGCGCACCGGCGCTGTTGCCGAGGTAGAAGCCACCCGGGTTTTTGACCTTCTCGTTGAAGTCTCTGAAGTTCGGGATGGTGTCGGCAATCAGGTCGCGGATACGTCCGTAATCCGCCACCAGCCAGTTCCAGTCCACCGGTTGACTGCCCAGCGTGGCGGCGGCGATGCCGGCGATGATCGACGGCTCCGAGCGCATCAGATTCGACAGCGGCTGCAACTGGCCGTTGGAGGCGTGAACCATGCTGAACGAATCTTCAACGGTAACGGCCTGCGGGCCTTCGGTCTGGATATCGATGTCGGTACGACCCAGGCACGGCAGGATCAGCGCATCTTTGCCGTGAGCCAAGTGGCTGCGGTTGAGCTTGGTGCTGATCTGCACGGTCAGGTCGCAATTGCTCAGTGCTTTGAACGTGCGCGGGCTGTCCGGTGTGGCTTGGGCGAAGTTGCCACCCAGACCGATAAAGACTTTGGCCCGGCCTTCGGCCATCGCGTGGATCGCCTCGACCACGTTGTGGCCGTTGTGGCGTGGCACTTTGAACTGGAAGCGACGCTCCAGCGAATCGAGGAACGCTACCGGCGGCCGTTCGTTGATGCCCATCGTGCGGTCGCCCTGCACGTTGCTGTGGCCGCGCACAGGGCACAGACCGGCGCCCGGCTTGCCGATATTGCCGCGCAGCAGCATCAGGTTGGCGATTTCCTGGATGGTCGGCACCGAATGGCGATGCTGGGTGATGCCCATCGCCCAGCACATGATCACGTTCTTGCCTTTGGCGTACATGCGCGCCGCTTGCTCGATCTCGACCAGCGTCAGGCCGGACTGCTCGACGATCTGCTCCCACGAGGTGTCGTCGACCGTGGCGAGATACTCCAGCACGTTGACGCTGTGGGCATTGAGGAAGTCATGGTCGAACACCGCCGGCTCGCCAGCCTTCTGCGCATCGCGTTCCCATTGCAGGAGGAACTTGGCCATGCCGCGCAGCACCGCCATGTCACCGCCGAGTGCCGGGCGGAAATACGCGGTGTTGGTCGGCTTGTCGCCGTTGGTGAGCATTTCGATCGGATGCTGTGGATGCTGGAAGCGCTCCAGACCACGTTCTTTCAGCGGGTTGATGCACACCACCTGAGCGCCGCGTTTTACCGCTTCACGCAGTGGCTCGAGCATGCGCGGGTGGTTGGTGCCGGGGTTCTGGCCCCAAACGAAAATCGCGTCGGCGTGTTCGAAATCATCGAAGGTCACCGTGCCTTTGCCGACACCGACGCTCTGCGCCAGTGCAACGCCACTGGCCTCGTGGCACATGTTCGAGCAGTCAGGGAAATTGTTCGTGCCGTAAGCGCGCACGAACAGCTGATACAGATATGCCGCCTCGTTGCTGGCGCGGCCCGAGGTGTAGAACTCGGCCTGATCAGGGCTCGGCAGATTGCGCAGGTGCTTGCCGATCAGGGCGAAGGCATCTTCCCAACTGATCGGTTTGTAGCGGTCGGACTCGGCGTCGTAGACCATGGGTTCGGTCAGGCGACCCTGATATTCCAGCCAGTAATCGCTCTGCTCCAGCAGCGAAGTGACGCTGTGCTTGGCGAAGAATTTCGCATCGACGCGGCGCTTGGTCGCTTCCCAGTTCACCGCTTTGGCGCCGTTCTCGCAGAATTTGACCATGCCGCTTTCCGGCGAATCGCCCCAGGCGCAACCCGGGCAGTCGAAGCCGCCGTTCTGGTTGGTCTTGAGCATCATGCGCAGGTTTTTCAGCGCGTTGTCGCTGGTCAACCAGGCCTGGGCCACACTGATCAGGGCGCCCCAGCCGCCGGCGGCACCTTTGTAAGGCTTGTAACGCGGGACAGGTTTCTGGTCGGCTTGATGATGTTGGCTCACGCTTGATTCTCCATCGCGGGGCTGTACACCCGCGGCGCACTTTTCTGCGGCAGGTGGATGAGATTGAGGTTGTGGCGCCGCGCCCATTGCACGGCAAGGCCGGTGGGCGCGGACAGGCTGACCAGCGTCTGAATGCCGGCGCGCAGCACTTTCTGGATCAGTTCTAGGCTGCAACGGCTGGTGACAATCGCCAGTCCGCCGTCTGTAGATATCTTCTGGCGGATCAGACCGCCGATCAGTTTGTCGAGGGCGTTGTGCCGGCCGATGTCTTCACGGCCCAGCAACAATTCGCCGCTGGCGTTCATGAACACCGCCGCGTGCACCGCGCCGCAATGCTGGCCCAGTGGCTGAAAGGCACCGATGCGCTGGCGCAAGCCGTCGAGCCATTCGATGGGAGGCAGCGCTGCGCCAGGCAATACCTTGAGATCGGGTAGCGCTTGTTCGACGGCTTCAACGCCGCAAAGTCCACAACCGCTGGTGCCGGCCAACTGCCGACGCTGCTGTTTAAGATTCCAGAACGCGCGGTTGGCGATTGTCACTTGCGCATATTGCGCCGACCCTGCACCGGTCAGTTGCAGGTCATAAATGTCGCTGGCGTCTTCGATGATGCCGCTGCCGAGGCTGAAACCGACAATGAAGTCTTCCAGATCGGTCGGGGTCACCAGCATTACCGCCTGACTGATGCCGTTGTAGGCGATCGCCAACGCAACTTCCTCGGCCAGCGCGGTGCTGGCCGATGCCTCAAAGGGTAAATCGCTGTAGCTGTAGGTCTGGCTGGCGGCAGGCGCAGGCGTTTCAATTGCTGGCGTCGCGCAGGCTGGGCGCTTGGCGTTCATGGCATCACCGACGGTTTGATCTAGGTCAAGACTAGGCGCGGCAAGTTGTCGCGTCTAATCGCTATTACCGATCTACCGATAGATGCCGTCGATCAAGCCTCGGGTCGCGATTTTTGATACAGCGCGAAACAGGCTTCCGCCAACGCCGATCGCGGTGCGCCGCGACGCATGATCAACCCCAGCGGGGCGAGGGTGTGGGCGTTTTCGATCGGTTGCAGACGCAGGTGATCGGCGAGGGTTTCGGCGCCGCCATCG
This window of the Pseudomonas fluorescens genome carries:
- a CDS encoding glycine zipper domain-containing protein gives rise to the protein MKFSSILLLSLGLVSGFASAGGTTEAGVGGALGGVLGSVVGQSLGGNTGSTIGAALGGAGGSAVGADKRSRGEAAIGGALGAAGGNVVGRSLGGTTGSLIGSAAGGGAGGALGNYMGNKSDDDDRDYDRGRDRRYYRDGHPGRGHAYGHRKHHKYYRHR
- a CDS encoding RecQ family ATP-dependent DNA helicase, translated to MHNTLEQVFGFPQFRPGQEAAISAVLAGRSAAAIFPTGSGKSICYQLPALMLPHLTLVVSPLLALMQDQLAFLQRHGISAGSIDSAQSRDDANDVMARARSGELKILMISVERLKNERFRNFLQQVSISLLVVDEAHCISEWGHNFRPDYLKLPDYQRQFNIPQTLLLTATATPKVIADMQAKFAIAPEDVVTTGFYRPNLNLLVEPVRGQDKRRRLVEWMAERAGQPSIVYVTLQKTAEQVAEHLERNGIQAEAYHAGLAHDKREAIQKRFMAGESNCIVATIAFGMGIDKSDIRNVVHFDLPKSIENYSQEIGRAGRDGQPSDCLVLANRDSLNVLENFVYGDTPEREGIRYVLDELKASVPEGQWEFLLGPLADQSNIRSLPLKTLLVQLELRRLIAPRYAYYAEYRFKYLLEPDALLQRFEGERRDFVAAIIQTSSRARTWATVDFESMYASYSAERNRVVTALDYFQEKGWIELESKQMTDVYSVLQSDFDTEALTAELHDYFTRHEQTEVARIHAMLELFATERCLGYRLAKYFGDLAAPERCGHCSVCHGHIARLPAPPELPALVDKNFAALCGEFIHRHEQHTGGLPTAERVTRFLCGISVPLFTKLKARTISGYAALEEYPYAEVRHWAQQHL
- a CDS encoding FdhF/YdeP family oxidoreductase, with the translated sequence MSQHHQADQKPVPRYKPYKGAAGGWGALISVAQAWLTSDNALKNLRMMLKTNQNGGFDCPGCAWGDSPESGMVKFCENGAKAVNWEATKRRVDAKFFAKHSVTSLLEQSDYWLEYQGRLTEPMVYDAESDRYKPISWEDAFALIGKHLRNLPSPDQAEFYTSGRASNEAAYLYQLFVRAYGTNNFPDCSNMCHEASGVALAQSVGVGKGTVTFDDFEHADAIFVWGQNPGTNHPRMLEPLREAVKRGAQVVCINPLKERGLERFQHPQHPIEMLTNGDKPTNTAYFRPALGGDMAVLRGMAKFLLQWERDAQKAGEPAVFDHDFLNAHSVNVLEYLATVDDTSWEQIVEQSGLTLVEIEQAARMYAKGKNVIMCWAMGITQHRHSVPTIQEIANLMLLRGNIGKPGAGLCPVRGHSNVQGDRTMGINERPPVAFLDSLERRFQFKVPRHNGHNVVEAIHAMAEGRAKVFIGLGGNFAQATPDSPRTFKALSNCDLTVQISTKLNRSHLAHGKDALILPCLGRTDIDIQTEGPQAVTVEDSFSMVHASNGQLQPLSNLMRSEPSIIAGIAAATLGSQPVDWNWLVADYGRIRDLIADTIPNFRDFNEKVKNPGGFYLGNSAGARKWNTPSGRANFRANQLPKDLVHERTRATGQLPDLILQSMRSHDQYNTTIYGLDDRYRGVKGQRDVLFVNEADIIRLGFRPGQKADIVSLWDDGRERRVKGFTLLAFDIPAGQAAAYYPEVNPLVPLESTGDGSHTPTSKFIAIRLEAASETGLIMAKSA
- the fdhD gene encoding formate dehydrogenase accessory sulfurtransferase FdhD; translation: MNAKRPACATPAIETPAPAASQTYSYSDLPFEASASTALAEEVALAIAYNGISQAVMLVTPTDLEDFIVGFSLGSGIIEDASDIYDLQLTGAGSAQYAQVTIANRAFWNLKQQRRQLAGTSGCGLCGVEAVEQALPDLKVLPGAALPPIEWLDGLRQRIGAFQPLGQHCGAVHAAVFMNASGELLLGREDIGRHNALDKLIGGLIRQKISTDGGLAIVTSRCSLELIQKVLRAGIQTLVSLSAPTGLAVQWARRHNLNLIHLPQKSAPRVYSPAMENQA
- a CDS encoding 3-hydroxyacyl-CoA dehydrogenase produces the protein MSQTSFDIQQAAVIGAGTMGRGIVMCLANAGVKVQWVDNNPQMLEQALTAVADTYAHNVRQGRIDQAEADARVARVTAAADYPAIRNVDLVIEAVYENLELKQKIFRELDGLLKPEALLASNTSALDIDAIAAATRRPEQVLGLHFFSPAHIMKLLEIVRGAQTSPAALQAALALGKRMGKVSVVSGNCHGFIGNRMLHPYVLEARKMLLEGAYPQQVDAALQGFGFAMGPFRMYDVVGIDLEWRARELAGKGQDAPEVQVDNRLCEMGRFGQKSGNGYYHYEPGSRQAEHDPEVDALVLQVSEGLGFQRREIGPEEILERCLLALVNEGAKILQEGIAESAHDIDLVYLNGYGFPADKGGPMAWADQQGLADIHQRLLALETRQGDQWKPARLIGELAAQGRGFADS
- a CDS encoding acyl-CoA thioesterase, giving the protein MSNPMPQRSDYPHFQPITTRWHDNDAYGHVNNVTYYSFFDTAVNTYLIQVGGLDIHDGEVVGFVVSSACDYFASIAFPDLIEIGLRVGKLGNSSVQYELAVFKVGESEACAAGRFVHVFVDRASNQPVPIPALLRDALQRLAV